The following coding sequences are from one Gossypium hirsutum isolate 1008001.06 chromosome A12, Gossypium_hirsutum_v2.1, whole genome shotgun sequence window:
- the LOC107946754 gene encoding E3 ubiquitin-protein ligase Os04g0590900 has translation MGSAGNTKTWVPYMTTKDCSQGFCSLYCPQWCYIIYPPPPPIEFTVNPSGPNFSPLVIAIIGILASAFLLVSYYTIISKYCGNSDSSSRRENHETDEVMEHNHNPSVHEPWQTSTTGLDEALIKSIAVFKYRKGDGLMEGTDCSVCLNEFQEDESLRLLPKCSHAFHVHCIDTWLRSHSNCPLCRANIIFISASPTPPLPPPVLTETPSVNESLQDRQPSRNENPADERHSERVFIPKTPCRTLSDLGNMQGGDAVIHIREGYQQMRRSVSMDHFCQPQLSVADNLHRNQGGDHSRGEGYHFSLGMAGSSKQSAEGSKVSNRMCVLHRVINPAAMKRSFSSGRFFLTRQGRVRDPSIHL, from the coding sequence ATGGGGTCTGCTGGTAATACAAAAACCTGGGTGCCGTACATGACCACCAAAGACTGTTCTCAAGGTTTTTGTAGCTTGTATTGTCCACAATGGTGCTACATCATTTACCCTCCACCACCTCCAATAGAATTCACGGTTAATCCTTCAGGTCCGAATTTCTCCCCTCTTGTGATTGCGATCATTGGTATTCTGGCCAGTGCTTTTCTTCTAGTAAGTTACTACACAATAATATCTAAATATTGTGGGAACTCGGACTCCTCTAGTAGAAGAGAAAATCATGAAACTGATGAAGTAATGGAACACAATCACAACCCATCTGTGCATGAGCCATGGCAGACTTCAACTACCGGACTGGACGAGGCTTTGATCAAGTCCATTGCGGTTTTCAAATACAGAAAGGGCGATGGCTTGATGGAAGGAACGGATTGTTCAGTCTGCCTCAACGAGTTCCAAGAAGATGAGAGTTTGAGGCTGTTGCCTAAATGTAGCCATGCATTCCATGTCCACTGCATTGATACCTGGCTTAGGTCTCACTCAAATTGCCCTTTGTGTCGTGCTAATATAATCTTTATTTCTGCTTCACCAACACCTCCATTGCCACCTCCAGTACTGACAGAAACTCCTTCAGTCAATGAATCCTTGCAGGATAGGCAACCATCCAGAAATGAAAATCCAGCTGATGAAAGACATTCAGAAAGGGTTTTCATTCCAAAGACTCCATGTCGTACTTTGAGTGATCTAGGGAACATGCAAGGAGGAGATGCAGTGATTCATATCAGAGAAGGTTATCAACAAATGAGAAGATCAGTGTCGATGGATCATTTCTGTCAACCCCAACTTTCAGTTGCAGACAATTTGCATAGGAATCAAGGGGGAGATCACAGCAGAGGTGAAGGGTACCATTTCTCATTAGGTATGGCTGGATCATCAAAACAATCAGCAGAAGGCAGTAAGGTTAGCAATAGAATGTGTGTGTTGCACCGTGTAATCAACCCTGCTGCAATGAAGAGATCCTTTTCCAGTGGTAGATTCTTTCTTACTAGGCAAGGAAGAGTAAGAGATCCATCTATtcatctttaa